The DNA segment CAAAAACAATGTCTCAATCCCTAATCCCACCGCACCAGCCATATTACAATAAAATCCCGCCAATTTCTGCAAATTTTCCGTTAGAACCCAATCTGACCGCAATTAATTCGCCAAATTGAAGATTTTCTAAATTTATACGAAAGCGAACAGGGCAATATTGACAAAAATCCCTTTCATTACAAGTTCTACCCCTTATAATGACTACGATTACGATGACATAGACAGGGTATCAGGCGTGACATATCACGACACCACAACCGAGTCTTTCGGCATGGACGACCTGGGCAACCGCGGCACGGTCGGCCTTCGCGACAACACCACGGATACGTACGTGGTACAGCCTTACGCGGCCAACGAATACGCCTCCATCGACTCCGTATCCCTCACCTACGACAACGCAGGCAACATGACCGCCGACCATCGCGGCTTCGAGTACGAGTACGACTACGAAAACCGCCTCGTCAAGGTCACCAACCCCGGCCAAAGCGTCACCGTCGCTGAATTCGACTACGACGCCCTCGGCCGACGCATCCGCAGGATCAAACACGACATCAGCGAGACCCGGCTGTACTTCTACAATGACAACTGGCAGGTGCTGGAAGAATACGACGATTCCAACGTCATGAAAAAGCTCTACGTATACGGCAACTACATCGACGAGGTGCTGGCTGCGGGCGGCACTAGCTCCGTCTACTACCTCCAGGACCATCTCTACAGCCCGGTCGCACTGCTCGACACCAACGGCAGCACCGTTGAACGCTACGAATACAACGCTTACGGCCAGGCCACCGTCTACACCGACAAGGGCACCGACGGCACATGGCTAACCGCCGACGACACCACCTCGCCCATCAGCGCACTGGACAACGAATACACATTCACCGGCCGACGCCTAGACTCACTCCACGCCAACCAGCTCCCCCTGATGCAGTACCGCCACCGCTACTACGACCCGCAAATGGGCAGATTCCTGACACGAGATCCGTTGGGAATAGATCCTGGGGTTATGTCTTTTCCAAATTTGTTTGCTGTGCGAACGCAGTATATGGGTGGATTGAATCTATACGAATATGTTGGTAGTACTTCGATACTTTATACGGACCCTTATGGATTGTGCAAGGCCGGAGAAACAAACGTCTGTACTAAAACATGGTTTCTAA comes from the Anaerohalosphaera lusitana genome and includes:
- a CDS encoding RHS repeat domain-containing protein, with product MTKIPFITSSTPYNDYDYDDIDRVSGVTYHDTTTESFGMDDLGNRGTVGLRDNTTDTYVVQPYAANEYASIDSVSLTYDNAGNMTADHRGFEYEYDYENRLVKVTNPGQSVTVAEFDYDALGRRIRRIKHDISETRLYFYNDNWQVLEEYDDSNVMKKLYVYGNYIDEVLAAGGTSSVYYLQDHLYSPVALLDTNGSTVERYEYNAYGQATVYTDKGTDGTWLTADDTTSPISALDNEYTFTGRRLDSLHANQLPLMQYRHRYYDPQMGRFLTRDPLGIDPGVMSFPNLFAVRTQYMGGLNLYEYVGSTSILYTDPYGLCKAGETNVCTKTWFLNKDFKFRYRGQIDPWGWFPSIGYIKEIFVRAIWDEKTVTLSVPCDSCTGKWDYANSERKEDVESKKGTEHSSNDAVTYPVKGRTEEVKAALREYARPDLPTEDSTDWSCVIKP